Proteins found in one Gigantopelta aegis isolate Gae_Host chromosome 12, Gae_host_genome, whole genome shotgun sequence genomic segment:
- the LOC121385760 gene encoding kelch-like protein 3 produces MLAGHFEAGRIRRSEIMDRTKNSILQNIHEEMVKGTFNDLDIVCENGTTSANRLVLAAMSSYFRAMLTSDMTESRTGILNLPTVSVSVFQDILKMSLCSVDLVNEDNCVKMLDAGEMMQLDNVKDLCHRYLKDGLVLNIDNCLHWWRLMDRYNVPDLSNRAVSYLTEHLTDVVERESIVHLSKTEILEILSKDDLKCKEDVIMKGVMKWLEANTPDADDVTRIFEMIRIDLVDQQFLIENVVFSKFISENNSVQQMIKKVWRSGVVTKGSNSRIHNRRIDLFVLQYNNTSLLSCFTSEGTWEDVSPAPVDPGSWYSAARLGNKIYITGGGSRGKCTLIYDVCRREWKTGPDLEQQRCYHCMATTNSKLYAIGGENSNTIEETSESGTRWQVVGDLKQNREHAFAATVGNNVLVMGGRSRGRGSDVIQCFNTATHCVSNLSARLPYRSVCVTGSVHLPDVYLLDGDENVMHVQVTDSDSDIKIQVKSTAKWRSFEYWFGVLWQNGSLLSFSGFNTNCEIRKYNLAEGKEDNITFIKSTRRGRVYGVLPVYHKA; encoded by the coding sequence ATCTGAAATAATGGATCGTACTAAAAATAGCATTCTCCAAAACATCCACGAAGAGATGGTCAAAGGTACGTTCAATGACCTTGACATTGTCTGTGAGAATGGGACAACGAGTGCAAACCGCTTGGTCCTGGCCGCGATGTCATCTTACTTCCGGGCAATGTTAACATCAGACATGACAGAGAGTCGGACGGGCATCTTAAATCTGCCCACGGTCTCAGTGTCGGTGTTTCAGGATATTCTCAAGATGTCATTGTGTTCAGTGGATCTTGTAAACGAAGACAACTGTGTCAAAATGTTAGACGCAGGCGAAATGATGCAGCTTGATAATGTCAAAGATCTGTGTCATCGTTACCTTAAGGACGGTCTCGTGCTGAATATTGATAACTGTCTACACTGGTGGAGACTTATGGACCGCTACAATGTTCCTGATTTGTCCAACAGAGCAGTCTCTTATCTGACAGAACACTTGACCGACGTTGTTGAAAGAGAAAGCATTGTTCATTTGTCAAAGACAGAAATTCTAGAAATATTGTCTAAAGATGACTTGAAATGCAAGGAAGATGTAATTATGAAAGGTGTCATGAAATGGCTTGAAGCAAATACCCCAGATGCAGATGATGTAACACGTATCTTTGAAATGATCAGGATTGATCTTGTTGATCAACAGTTCCTCAttgaaaatgtagttttttcaaaatttatttctgaaaaTAACTCTGTTCAGCAAATGATAAAAAAGGTGTGGCGTTCAGGTGTTGTGACAAAAGGTTCAAACAGCAGAATTCATAACAGGCGTATAGATCTCTTTGTTTTACAGTACAACAACACTTCACTTCTGTCTTGCTTTACATCAGAAGGGACATGGGAAGACGTTTCACCAGCTCCAGTAGATCCTGGATCTTGGTATTCAGCAGCAAGACTAGGTAAcaagatctacatcactggtgGTGGCAGTAGAGGAAAATGTACGCTCATTTATGACGTCTGTAGAAGAGAGTGGAAAACAGGTCCAGATCTCGAACAACAACGTTGTTATCACTGCATGGCCACAACTAATTCTAAACTGTATGCAATTGGTGGGGAGAACAGCAACACGATTGAAGAGACGAGCGAGAGTGGAACACGCTGGCAGGTTGTTGGAGATTTGAAACAGAATAGAGAGCATGCATTCGCTGCTACAGTTGGAAACAACGTTCTGGTGATGGGTGGACGGAGTAGAGGACGTGGATCAGATGTTATCCAGTGTTTCAATACAGCGACTCACTGTGTATCTAACCTCAGCGCACGTTTACCATACAGATCGGTGTGTGTGACAGGTTCGGTTCACCTCCCTGATGTATATCTGCTGGACGGTGATGAAAATGTGATGCACGTCCAGGTCACTGACAGTGATAGTGATATCAAGATACAAGTCAAGTCAACAGCGAAATGGCGATCATTTGAATATTGGTTTGGCGTGTTATGGCAGAACGGAAGCTTGCTGTCCTTCAGTGGCTTCAACACTAACTGCGAAATTAGAAAATACAACCTGGCTGAAGGGAAAGAGGACAACattacttttataaaatcaacCAGACGTGGTCGTGTGTATGGTGTTCTGCCAGTGTATCATAAAGCATAA